The DNA segment CTCCGAGCGACAGCAAAGATAAGGTAtgagaaaagaaaggaaggatGCCATTGGGATGGATGGAGGTGGTGGTCTATAGAATAAGTTAGACTGGTCTCATGTGAGCATCCAATTACCTTAAGCACAAGGGATAAGCTTGAGCTAGCAGAGAATCAAAATGGTGATGACAAATGTACCAcgttgatatatacatatatgctgcACACACAATGATAAATGAATCATTACCGAAATAATTAATTCTACGTTCTATTTTTCATCTTCTATGTTCTTATATTATTaagaatatataaatttttaataaatgatACGAGACTAAGTAATATAATACCCTATCATATCTTATCGAGTATTATTTCATCAATCTAATGTATCGTTTAAATAACATATTTACACGAGAGCGTTGTCTCGATACCATTCGAGATAGATCTCTTGTACctaaatttattatataaaaaatttatatattttttttatacttatTAAATTCTTTGATTTCATTAACTTAAGTATCAAATAGTTATTTATTAATTGACTCAATGTATCACTTTGAACTTCCAAATCAATTGACAATAAACTGTTATAATTCTGAACTATTGACATGTTgaataatatgtataaatagtaaTAAGTATAACACTCAACTAAAGTGAAAAGAAATTTTGATGTTAAAGATTTAATATCATACTAGTCAAACTATTAATTTGATATTTTCAaatcattaatcaaaatatttatatataaattagtaATATTAGATTCATTTAATTTTAGAAggtaaaataatatatcattccaCTTTTTAACGCGTAATATTCCGTGGGTGTGCGTGATGGATTATATTGCACCCGCAGACGCCAAGCGTGGTCAAGCACGTCTACTTGGGCTGCCATATGGGCTGGGCTTATTGGGTCTCGATACTCGGTCTAATTGAACAAAATGCTAAGCTCTGACTCCTTGCCATGGCTTCCACCTCTTTCCCGTTCTACCATAATTGCGAAGGCCCCTTGGCCTCTGTAGCAGCCTCCCTCCTCCAGGGTTGCGCCTCCTCGACCGGCGGTACCCTTCGCAAGGCTCGCCAACTCCACGCCCTCATCGTCGTCGCCACCCCCCGTGGCTCCTCTCCCTTCCTCTTCAACAACCTCCTCTCCCTCTACGTGAAATGCGGCGCCCTCAGCCACGCCCGCAAGCTCTTCGACGCAATGCCCAGCAGAAACCTCGTCTCCTACAACGCGATGATTGCCGCCTACTCTTGGTACCCCCCCGGCGCTCATTCTGCTTTCCACATCTTCCGGGAGTCGCGCCTCGCCGGCCTCGGGCCTGGCGCTTCCACGCTTTCTAGCCTCATCCGCGCTGCTGCTGCTCTTCGGGAGCCTCTGCTGAGCCGCGCCTTGCACTCCGTAGTCGTCAGACATGGTCTCCTGAACAATGTGTGTGTTCAAACTGCGCTTCTCGGGGTGTACTCTGACAGCGGAAGTCCTGAAGCTGCCGAGAGCATCTTTTCTGAGATGGGCGAGGGAGATGTCGTCGCTTGGAATGCTATAATACTAAGCAACGTCAAGCATGGCAAGATCGAGCAGGGTTTGCGGCATTTTTTCCGCATGATCGAGACAGGCTTGGTGCCCGACAATTCCACGTTTTCTATAGTTTTCAATGCTTGTGGGAGACTGGAGAACCCAAATAGAGGGCGTATCGTGCATGCAAAGATGATCAAATCAGAAATGGAACCTGATATCCCGTTGCAGAATGCACTGATCAGCATGTATTCTAGCTGTGGAGACATGACAACGGCATTACTAGTTTTTGAGAGGATCGAGAAGCCAGGCTTGGTCTCGTGGAACTCAGTTATTGCTGGTTACTCAGATGTCGGTGAAGGAGAGAAGGCCATGGAAGTATTCATCGAATTGCAAACTCTTTCCTTTTATGGAGGGCCATGCCCCGATGAGTATACGGTTGCCACTGTTGTTTCTGCTACTGCTACTTTACCCTCTATATGCTACGGGAAGCCTCTTCATGCCCACGCTATAAAATCAGGGTTGGAATTTAGTATATTTGTGGGAAATACGCTGATCAACATGTACTTCATCAATGATGATCCCGACTCTGCTCGGAAACTGTTCAATTGCATTCAGATTAAAGATGTCATAATTTGGACTGAAATGGTTGTTGGTCATTCGAGATTGGGTGAGGGTGAGTTGGCTATGAAATACTTTTACCATATGCTAGAGGAAGAGCACAAAGTTGATAGCTTTTCTCTCAGCAGTGCATTGAATTCATCAGCTGATCTTGCAGTGCTGAAACAAGGGGAAATGATCCACTCTCAGGTGGTGAAAGCAGGATATGAAGCAAATCTGTGTGTCTGCGGGAGTCTAGTTGatatgtatgctaaaaatggtaaTCTCGAAGGTGCTAGGTCAGTCTTTTACAGAATAAAGGATCCGGATTTAAAATGCTGGAATTCGTTGATTGGAGGATATGGTAATTATGGAAATGCTGAGCAGGCATTTGAGCTGTTCAATAAGATGGTTAAGAAAGGGTTACAGCCTGATCATGTGACCTATCTGTCTCTGCTTTCTACCTGTAGTCATTCTGGAATGGTCGAGAGAGGAAGATTTTACTGGTTCTGCATGACGGCAGATGGAATAATGCCGGCTTTTAAGCATTATACTTGCATGGTAAATTTGTTAAGCCGATCGGGACTATTGCAGGAAGCTGAAGGGTTCGTTATGAGATCACCTTTTTCTAAGTCTCCTGAGCTATGGAGAATCTTATTGAGCTCATGTGTTATCTTCAGAAATTTGGAAATAGGTGTTCAAGCTGCAGAGAAAGTTTTGATATCAGAACCGGATGATAGTCCTACATACATATTGCTTTCAAATCTTTATGCTTCTGTTGGCAGATGGGATGCTGTTGCTGGAATGAGAAAACAGTTCAGAGGACTAATGGTAGAAAAGGAACCTGGTTTAAGCTGGATTGAGATAAAAAATGCAGTACATGCTTTTTCTGCAGATGATAATACACATGTGCATATTAACGAGTGCCGAAATGAACTACTTAGACTACAGGGAAATTTAGTGGGATCAAAATCACCTGATTTGCAGCTTTTCTACAGTATGATATGCTAAGAAAGAGCTTTATTTGCTGGCATCCTTGCGGGTGTCGAATGCAGGCCAAGCTGGTTTGCTTTTGAGTGACAAGAAACAATATTTTTGTCAGCAAGTCTATAGTTCATCTCATGTGCCTGCTGCTCTTATATAATCAAATTGTTAAGTGATTTTGTCAAAGAAAAATCAAATCTCGAACCACTTTCATTCAATCTCACCTTCAGATTGAGCTAATCATCACCCACTTATTATAATATGATTTTAGACCAGTCAGGCTCACCACATCTCTCGCCAAAGCATGTATCTGACTGTTACAAGGTAACTTGTTCTCTTTACTTCACCCCATCACCTCCTTTTGTTAGAAAGATGCTGACAAAACCACATTACTTTGGCTTGCAGGGAATGGGTGACAATTTATTGGACTGATGGGGCATTCTGTATAACTCACTGAACCTGCAGCTTCATTTATCATATCACAATAAGCTGAATCCATCGTAAAACAGCTGATTTTCACTTCAACTACGTTGGATGTCTTTTCTCTATGCAAAGGAGGTTCTCACTTTGTTTCAGTGAGTGTTCTTGGCTTCATTCAACTACTCTTTTATCTTTTTGTTTCTATTTTCTGTTGGGAATCTCAGCATGGTATTGATTTGAACTTCAGGAATGCAGATGATGATGATTCTC comes from the Musa acuminata AAA Group cultivar baxijiao chromosome BXJ1-10, Cavendish_Baxijiao_AAA, whole genome shotgun sequence genome and includes:
- the LOC135595361 gene encoding pentatricopeptide repeat-containing protein At3g50420-like, with product MASTSFPFYHNCEGPLASVAASLLQGCASSTGGTLRKARQLHALIVVATPRGSSPFLFNNLLSLYVKCGALSHARKLFDAMPSRNLVSYNAMIAAYSWYPPGAHSAFHIFRESRLAGLGPGASTLSSLIRAAAALREPLLSRALHSVVVRHGLLNNVCVQTALLGVYSDSGSPEAAESIFSEMGEGDVVAWNAIILSNVKHGKIEQGLRHFFRMIETGLVPDNSTFSIVFNACGRLENPNRGRIVHAKMIKSEMEPDIPLQNALISMYSSCGDMTTALLVFERIEKPGLVSWNSVIAGYSDVGEGEKAMEVFIELQTLSFYGGPCPDEYTVATVVSATATLPSICYGKPLHAHAIKSGLEFSIFVGNTLINMYFINDDPDSARKLFNCIQIKDVIIWTEMVVGHSRLGEGELAMKYFYHMLEEEHKVDSFSLSSALNSSADLAVLKQGEMIHSQVVKAGYEANLCVCGSLVDMYAKNGNLEGARSVFYRIKDPDLKCWNSLIGGYGNYGNAEQAFELFNKMVKKGLQPDHVTYLSLLSTCSHSGMVERGRFYWFCMTADGIMPAFKHYTCMVNLLSRSGLLQEAEGFVMRSPFSKSPELWRILLSSCVIFRNLEIGVQAAEKVLISEPDDSPTYILLSNLYASVGRWDAVAGMRKQFRGLMVEKEPGLSWIEIKNAVHAFSADDNTHVHINECRNELLRLQGNLVGSKSPDLQLFYSMIC